The proteins below are encoded in one region of Cygnus olor isolate bCygOlo1 chromosome 19, bCygOlo1.pri.v2, whole genome shotgun sequence:
- the CACFD1 gene encoding calcium channel flower homolog, with protein sequence MSSQDDQFQAAAPEPAAPSADDGMTWWYRWLCRIAGVIGGVSCAFAGLWNCVTINPLNIAAGVWMMLNAFVLFLCEAPFCCQFIEFANAVSARADKLRPWQKAAFYCGMAVFPVMLSLTLTTLFGNAIAFATGVLYGLSALGKKGDAISYARIHQQQKQMDEEKLTGSLEGQAL encoded by the exons ATGAGTTCTCAGGATGACCAGTTCCAAGCAGCAGCCCCTGAGCCAGCGGCTCCTTCCGCCGATGATGGCATGACCTGGTGGTACAGGTGGCTCTGCAGGATTGCCGGGGTCATCGGGGGCGTTT CCTGTGCCTTTGCTGGTCTGTGGAACTGCGTCACCATCAACCCCCTGAACATAGCAGCTGGCGTGTGGATGAT GCTCAACGCCTTCGTCCTGTTCCTGTGCGAAGCCCCCTTCTGCTGCCAGTTCATCGAGTTCGCCAACGCCGTGTCTGCGAGGGCGGACAAGCTGCGGCCctggcagaaagctgctttctaCTGCGG gaTGGCAGTGTTCCCCGTCATGCTCAGCCTGACGCTGACCACGCTCTTTGGAAATGCCATCGCATTTGCAACCGGGGTGCTTTACGGCCTGTCAGCGCTCGGCAAGAA AGGAGATGCCATTTCCTATGCCCGcatccaccagcagcagaagcaaatggATGAAGAGAAGCTCACGGGGTCCCTGGAGGGACAGGCCCTCTGA